From the genome of Bos mutus isolate GX-2022 chromosome 2, NWIPB_WYAK_1.1, whole genome shotgun sequence:
ACCAACCGTGGGCTGGACCCTGAGCTCTCAAACACACGTGGATGCGGTGAGCTCTCTGCTTCAAGAGATGTCAGAGTCGAGTTAAAAACAAAGCGGAGTGGACTCTCctcatggttcagtggttaagaatccaccttgcaatgcaagggacccgagtctgatccctggtcgggcaactaagcctgagagccgaaactagagagtccatgggaCACAATGCAAGATCCGTATGAGGCAGCTAAGATCCGaggcagccaaacaaacaaacaaaaaagacaggaCAGATGAGCACATAGAGGCGGCTTCTGTGATCACGGCGGATTCTCAGAAATGCTCGCTCAATGCATAAAGGTGGGGTCTGGAGACTGGAGGACCCACTGGGCTGTCAGAAAAGGCCTCCAGAGGAAGAGGTATCTAAGTGACGCCTGGGCACTCCTGCCAGGGGGAAGGGGGAGGCGAGTTTGGGCTGACCGCAGAGCCAGaagcaggaaggaagaggggctAGGGCCTGAGGGCGGGCGCCCGTGGTCAGCCTGATGGCCCCCCGGGGGTCGTCTACAGGCTGGGAGCAGGGGAGTGGCTGCTCTGGAGAGGGCAGGGGGCGCAAGCGGACCTGGGGTCGCAGGTGCCCTGGAGACGGGCCTCTGCAGACCGGGCCTCACCTGGTACACGGTGGGCAGGATCCAGCCGTTGCTCCTGCACAGGGTACAGATCTCGGCCACCTCCCAGGCGGCATAGTTGGAAAGGCCAAGCTCCACGAACTTGCCCTGCGGGGGAGAGGCCATGGTCAGACTCCCCCGCAGCCCAGAACGCCAGTCCCAGAGATTGGGACCCTGGGCGTGGGGTCCGTCCCCTGCTCTGCTCTGGGGCAGCCCCAGAGCCTCTGCTCTCTGGGCACCGACAGGCCAGGGTGGGGAGTCGGGGCCGCCCTCACCTCCTGGTGCAGCTGGTGGCAGGCACGCAGCGTCTCCTCCACGGGGGTGCCGTGGTCCGGCGCATGCAGATAGAAGAGGTCGACTCGGGGGCACTGCAGCCGCTGGAGGGACGTCTCCAGCTGGGACCGGAGGCTGTCAGGCTTCAGGGACTTTCCCTCCCAGGGATTGGCCTTGGTTGCAATTTTTGCTTTGCAGGAAGAATGTCATGATTAATGTAACCACTTACTAGCCACATGACTCTGGAGAAATTACTTAAATTCTCTGAGTTTCAATTCTCTAATCTACAACATGAGGGTGATAACAATGGATCTGTCCTCGTAAGGACAGCATGAGGATTAAATAACGTCTCATGTGAGCTCCTAAAGTTCACTGCTGCCATTAGTCACAGCTGCTGGCTGGTGAGCCTGGGGCAGAGCCCAAGTATGCAGAGATGAATCACACTCCCATCTCTGCCCTCAAGGCGCTCACAGGCTAGAAGCTGATGTTAAACAGGAAAGCACAGTAGAGGCCAGAGCAGACCTGCATGTCCAACTGAGGAATTCCAGGGAGAGCTTCCTGACCCCCGAAGTTGAGTCTCTAAAGAGTCCCAGCCACCAAGGAAGGGTGGGAAGCACGTTTCAGAGGGTGGGAACTGGGGCAAAGGCAAGAAAGCACAGTCGGTTGAATACTGAGTTATAAGAGCGTAAGCCCCAGGCAGGGAGCGCCGGGACgtgaggcaagagaagggggcccAGACCCAATTCCAAAGGGTTTTCTCAATTCCCATCCATTGTTCAAAGGTTCCCTGACTGAACTAGTCAGCTGCGTTCACTCTGGCCATACAGACAGACACGCCTGGAGATGGAACAAGTATACAAGCTGCGACAAGAATTCGGGAAAGAGATGCAGCTGCGGAACATGGCCCCTGGCAGGTGCATTTGAGAGAGAGGTGGAAGGTGAGATGAGCAGAGGCAGTGGCGGCGGCCTCTCCCTTCTAGACTCCTGGAGGCACGCACCCCACCCTCACTGTagaggcacccccacccccagcagaacAAGGGAGTGCTCTGTCACGCAAGCAGCTTGGAAGTGCTGTGAAGGATGCCTTCCCTCTGGGGCatctccggtggtccagtgggtaggactccgtgcctccactgcagggggcacggattttgatccctggttgggaactaccCAGGCCTCAGCCTCACAACGCAGCAAACAACGAAAATGAAAAGAATGCCAGCTCTCTGGATTCTGTCCTTTCCACACTTGGCAAAGCCAACTCGGTGGTTCAGAGGGGAGGACCAAGTCCCTCAGCTTCCAGTCCAGATTTTCTCCATCCCCACATCTGTCACTCCCCCTGCTGCATTCTTGGTGTGAACTTTGCCTGGGGCCAACGTGAGGACTTGGACTCAGTGAGCACCTGGCCTCAAAGAAGGAAGCGGGGAAGGGCCGGAGGGAGAAAAAACAGTTCAAGAACCAGATTTTCATTAGCCAAGAGAGGCAGCCAGGTGAGCTACAGCGTGGGTCTGAGATGCTCATTCCCAGTTCCTGCAGATCCACCAAGCTGTGAATCTAAGGAGAACCCAGAGGGCACCACCCACAAGGGCTGGGAAGGAAGAGCCTCAGGATGAAACAGGAGGCACGTCCAATGGCATTAGGCCAATGAGGGACCATCCGTCCACACACACATCACTCAAGCCACACTTGCCTCCAGGCCACTCTTCCACACACCAGGCCTGGCACAGCTATGCCCTCCACCTCTTACGCCCCTTTCTCTCATTCTCTGCCCAGCAAACTACAACTGGTCCTCGATGGTCCAGCTCCAGGGCATTCTGAGCCTTTCCGAGGTCCTCCTCCTGGGCCCCTCATGCCTTCCTCCCTTAAAAGTGCTTCctcttctaggctcctctgccatcATTTGCTTCCGCCTTCCCCACTAGACGACGAGCTCCCTGGAGGCGGGTTATACCTCCATAAGAAGCTGGCACGGGGCTACAGAAGTGGACAGAAAGCCCTTACCCCCTCTCACACCTCCCCACTCTTCAGCCCACCACCCCTGCTCTGCCAGCCTCGCCAGGATCAATGCTGGAGCTCACAGTGGGAGAGCCAGGGGTACTGCCAAATGAACGAAGTCTAGATCCtgatgaaaagaaaagggaagagaaaagggagctCGAGCGGGCGCACCGGCAATGAAGGCAATGAGGAGAGGGGCGTAGGCAGAGCGCCTGGGGACCGGTTATGCGCACCCGGCAGGGTAGGAGGCGGGTTAGGGCACAGCGCTGGAGACCAGTGCCGCAGAGAGGAGCACCAAGAAAGCAACAGAGATAGGAAGGCAAGGACTAGACTAGGCTCGGGTAAGGCTCGGGGGCTACCGAGTTGCAACCCCAGAAGAGCGGAGGGGAAGGTGGTCTGGATAAAGCGCTTTCAGCTGTCCGGACTGGATGCGCACGGAGCTCGAAGAGCGAGCGGGGGATCCACAAAGCTGTGGGACGGCGAGGGGAGGTCGGCGCCCCGGGAGCGGACGGGGGTGCCGGCCCTGGCCGCTGCGGGGGTATGGCTGGGTCGGGTGGGCGTCCTGCGCAAAGGTCCGCGCGGCACGCGGCTGGGTGAGGACAGGCGGTCGGGGCACCGGGCGTTACCTGTGCAGCCGCTGCCGCCCAGCCCGAGCCCCAGGCCGCCCAGGATGCTCTCGGACCGGCCGTCGCTGTACATGAAGGCCGTGTCCAGCTCAGCGTGGCCGCGCTCCAGGAAGGCGCGCACGGCCGCGGCGCTGGCGGGCGAGTCCATGCGGCGCCCCATCTCCATGGTGCCCAGCACGGTAGCGGGCCGGGCCGGGGAGCCAGAGGCGGCCCGCGGGGACCGGGACATGGcgttggcggcggcggcggtgcgCGCCCCGGGCTGCTGGGGACTACGAGAGCAGCGGGCAGAGGCGCGGCCCACCGCGCGAGTCAAGGTCCTCAGCATGAGGCCGGCGCCTGCGCGCTGGGGCGCCTGCGGCCCCGCCCACCCGCCGCTGGGGCGGGGCCCGGCGTCACCCCGCCCCATCCGCACGCCCGGCTCGCTGGTCACGCCTCCAGGGACCGCCCCCGCCATGAGCACCGCTCGGGAGGCGGAGCCACGCAGctccggggcggggcggggcgaggcggAACGGGGCGGGGCCTCCGATCAGCTGACCCAGACAGAAGCCGGAGGACCGAGAAGCCGGGCGGTGCGGACGATCTAGACGCGGTAAGCCGAATTTGAGGCTGGGGCTGCGAGGGGCCAGGGAAGGAACCCCGGGCCTTCGCTGCCACATCTTTCCAACACCTTCCTCCAGCTCTGGGACGGCCCTGGGGGCTGCTGCCCCCACCTTGGGGCGCGAGATCCTCGAGCCAGGCTTTCTGGACTGGAATTGGGGTCCaattccccaccctctcccccatcAGAAGCGACCATCACGACCTCTCCGGCCAGCCTTGCACAGAGTTAGGGTCTGGGTCCGTTGTTTATCTCCCGATCCCGGCCGACTGGCCCCTTCTGTTCTGACGGCTTTGTTTTTCCCCGAGGGCGGGCCAGGGGAGAGGGCCTTGTGGCGAACGAGCGCTGATCCCAGCGGCTTCCCTGCGATTATCTTCGCTAAACAGGCGGCCCCGTGCTGGGCTGAGTCACTCGAAGGGAATTGTGACCGAGGACCTGGAAGGCTGGAATGGGTGGTAGCCCCTAGCCGGGACGCTCCTCCGCTCAGATGCGCCCCAAGTCTGCAGGGAGCCTAGATGGCTCCCTGTTACCCCATCCCTAGGACAGGTTTCCAAAGTGCCTACATGGGCAGTCTGCCTTCGGAAGGATGAGGACTAGCGTGGTCTTGTCTATTCAGCGCTTGCTGAAGCCTGCTGTTTGCCAGggactctgggggtgggggggtggggaggggaatgcTTCAGCCAGAAGGGAATAACACCATCCCTCCATATTCTGCTGAGTGCTTaatctgtgccaggcaccattctgATCGCTCTGCCTGGATTATTTCATGTAACTCTGCAGCTAGCCTCCCAGGTGGATGCTTACATCATTCCCCGTTTTACAGGTTGGAACTCTGAGGCCCAGTCGCTTGCCCAGGGATTCTACTCTAGCGGTCCTCAGGCAGGTCAGTTCCAGAGAGCTTTCTTCTCAACCTGTTAGCTGACGATTAGGTCTCTCTTCCTTcgtttctctccctcctcccttctttccttcctttctctctgcccccacctccctctctgacTGTCTCTTGCTGTTTTTTGAACCTTTACTGTGCAGCTGTTGTGTCTAGGTTCTAAGAATAAGTTTCCCAACTAGGATGACAGAGAGGAGTGAGCTTAAAAGCGGCGGTCCCTGAGGACTCTGATGAGCATTTTTCTGGCgtgtggaggagggcagaggaagagatgacagGTGCTGTCCAGCGACTCCTGTGAGGCCCCTCTGTACTGAGAGGACAGTTTAGAACTGgtcttgaagtgaagtcgctcagtcgtgtccaactctttgcgaccccatggactgtagcctactacgctcctctgtccatgggattttccaggcaagagtactggagtgggttgccatttccttctccagaggatcttcctgacccagggatcgaacccaggtctcccgcactgtaggcagactctttactgagccaccagggaagtcccagaactggTCTTAGTGTCTTTTTATTATGCCCTTCAGGATGAGGGAGAAGCCTGGGGGAGCAGACAGCCTAGACATAAGTCTGGAGACCTGGGATGAGCCTCTGAAGGCCCAGAGGGAGGGACAGGAGATGGGGAGGGGCATCTGGAGTGCCCTGGAGCTCTGTCTCAAGGCATTTGAACTTATCTGGTAGATAAAGGCAGCTTCAGTGGCCAGCAGCTCAGATTGGGATCTGGAAGAGTTGCTTGGCTGTTGCAGGGGATGCCTTTTCCAGGGCCGCCGTTCTTCAGGTGTGATCCTGTACACAGAATCCGAGGGCTCGGACTCTGCTGGGGAAGCTTCTTATATCCCTgctccccagcccagcctcacGGATCCTGAAGTTCAAACATGCGGCCTTCATGCTCACAGGCACCCCTGATCGGCTATGCTTCAATAACATTAAAAGCACCACCAACATCGATAAGGCACCCCTGAAGTAcagcttctaaaaaaaaaaaaattcctattgtGGTCCTCATCACACCTACAGACCTGGGCAACTTTTGTGTCAACCCTGGACGTCCATTCACTCGGTGCTGTTGGCCAGAAGGTAGGCCCAGGCTGGCTTCCTACTTGGATCAGAACCTGTGAGTGACAGGCGCTATGCACAGCGGCCCTCAGGGGAAAGCGCCTTCTGTTCGGGGCTCAGGTGTGTCTCAAAGGTGTGTGTCCTGAGCCTCGAGCTGCACACGGCCCCGTGCATGGACAGGGGACCACCCACCCAGGGCCCTGGGCCCTGTGAGCCCAAGTACATCCCTCAAGACACCCCCCACCCTCACCAGGCATGTgtctacctttttttaaaaaaaataattttattgtatttttggctgtgctgggtcttcactgttagGCCattgggggccactctctagttcgGTGCtcgagcttctcactgcagtggcccctctttttcagtttattgtctGTCTTATTTAGCTCTGGCTggtctgggtcttcactgctgcgcagAGGCTGTCTCTCATTGCAACAAACCaaactcaggctcagtagttgtgcacggCTTAGTCTGCGGCATGCGGgctcttcccggcccagggatcgaacccgtgtctcccgcattggtaggtggattctttaccactgagctcccagggaagccctccacctTCTTTCTTTCTAGGAGTGGATAGCcagtcccttttccagtggaATTTCCCGACTctggaattgaaccctggtctcctgcattgcaggcagattctttaccaacggagccatcagggaggcccctCTTTCTTCACTCACCTGGTGAAAAGACGGGGTGAGAGTGGCCTCGGGGTGCTTGAGAGGCTAGTCTCTCATTTTCTGTCGCTCCTGTGGCATCAGGCCCTGGGCCaagagctttgtgtgtgtgttatcgGTGCAGCAACTCCAAAGCGTGAGCATCGTTTTCCTCATTTTATACCCAGACTCAGACGGTTACTTGCGCAAGGCCACTCagccttatctttaaaatgaggacagTGTTCCCCTTGCAGAGGAGTTAATGAGGATGGCGGTGTCCTACCCTGATGACCTGCGGTGGTGTGTGGGTTCTACTGTACAAGAAGAGGGTGGAGGAGGCGATCCAGGGGCAGGGTGGTTGGGGAGCAAAAGGACTGATTTTGAGGTGCCTTTGGTGCTGCCCTTCCTACCTGGACTGGGTGTCAACCTGGGTGGCCTTGCAGGCACTGGTGGCTGGATGTAAGATAGACGGCTCCAACCTCAGCTGTGTTGAAGCTCAAGGTGGGCCACTGAGGCACGGGACGAGGCTTTCAGCCCCCCTTGCGGGGCCCCAGGGGGACTGTGGTGAGAACCAGCCGGGCAGTGACCTGCAGTGCCCTTACCCCCAGCTCCAGGGCCCCCTGGCAAGTCACGTTAGCGCTGAGAGCCTGGAGCCTCTCGAGAAAAGCAGCGAACTTGCTTCCTTTCCGTGCCTGCTGCTCCCTGATCGCCGAGGCCTCAGCAGTTCCAGGGTCCAGCAGGGTATCTCGGCCCATTCGGGCTGCTGTAGCAAAGGACCATGGTCTGAGTGGCTTAGAAACAAATGTTGATTTCTTATGgttctggagcctgggaagtCTGAGGTCAGCATGCTGGGAGAgtcagtgtctggtgaggaccCACTTCCTAGTTCACTGATGGCTGTCTTCTCGCTGGGTCCTCGGCTGGcagaaggggcaagggagctccctggggcctttttttcttttttttaaataagagcactaatcccattcataagGGCTCTGTCTTCACGACCTAAATACTCCCCAAAGGCTGCATCTCAAAACACCATCGTACTGCAGGGTAGGTTTCAACACACGAACTTGGGG
Proteins encoded in this window:
- the LOC102265481 gene encoding aflatoxin B1 aldehyde reductase member 4; the protein is MLRTLTRAVGRASARCSRSPQQPGARTAAAANAMSRSPRAASGSPARPATVLGTMEMGRRMDSPASAAAVRAFLERGHAELDTAFMYSDGRSESILGGLGLGLGGSGCTAKIATKANPWEGKSLKPDSLRSQLETSLQRLQCPRVDLFYLHAPDHGTPVEETLRACHQLHQEGKFVELGLSNYAAWEVAEICTLCRSNGWILPTVYQGMYNATTRQVETELLPCLRHFGLRFYAYNPLAGGLLTGRYQYEDKDGKQPLGRFFGNSWAEVYRNRYWKEHHFKGIALVEKALQAAYGTSAPSMTSAALRWMYHHSQLQGAHGDAVILGMSSLEQLEENLAATEEGALEPAVVQAFDQAWRLVAHDCPNYFR